A single window of Treponema denticola ATCC 35405 DNA harbors:
- a CDS encoding DNA topoisomerase IV subunit B, translating to MATKKAVYDESKIKTLSSLEHIRLRTGMYIGRLGDGSNPDDGIYILVKEVIDNSIDEFIMGNGSRIDIQQEENKITVRDFGRGIPLGKLVECVSVINTGAKYNDDVFQFSVGLNGVGTKAVNALSEHFRVVAVRDGKYAEAIFERGKLVSEKSGNTKPGIKNGTLVEFIPDTKIFGDYKFNLDFIEKRIWNYAYLNSGLTLSFNGKLFKSENGLLDLLESNVGTSTIYEVCRFKEKQLEFAFSHTNNYGETYYSFVNGQYTSDGGTHLSAFKEGLLKGINEYFRKNYKSEDVREGTCAAVSVKIQAPVFESQTKNKLGNTEVRSWIVNDTKSAVVEWLQKNADSAAKLESKIIANEKLRTELNTVKKEAKAAAKKIAIKIPKLKDCKFHLGDGKFGEDTMIFITEGDSATGAMVSSRDVLTQAIFSLRGKPENMYGKKRAQIYKNAELYNMMMALGIENDIEGLRYSKIVIATDADNDGFHIRNLLLTFFLSYFEELVTSGRVHILETPLFRVRTKKETSYCYSEKERDEAVSRLGASSEITRFKGLGEISPKEFGQFIGQDIKLLPVTVQTLKKVPSILEFYMGKNTPERRKFIMKNLLAEIDA from the coding sequence ATGGCAACAAAAAAAGCTGTTTACGATGAGTCCAAAATAAAAACTTTGAGCTCCCTTGAACACATTCGTTTGAGGACGGGTATGTACATAGGCCGCTTAGGCGACGGCTCAAATCCCGATGACGGTATCTATATCCTCGTAAAAGAGGTTATAGACAACTCGATAGACGAGTTTATAATGGGAAACGGCTCGCGCATAGATATTCAACAAGAAGAAAATAAGATAACGGTCCGCGACTTCGGGCGAGGCATCCCTTTAGGAAAATTGGTAGAATGTGTTTCGGTTATAAACACCGGTGCAAAATATAACGATGATGTCTTTCAGTTTTCGGTCGGCTTAAACGGAGTCGGAACAAAGGCTGTAAATGCCCTTTCGGAACATTTTAGGGTTGTAGCCGTGCGGGACGGCAAATATGCCGAAGCAATCTTTGAAAGAGGAAAGCTTGTAAGCGAAAAAAGCGGAAACACAAAGCCCGGAATCAAAAACGGAACTCTGGTAGAATTCATTCCCGATACAAAAATTTTCGGGGACTATAAATTCAATTTGGACTTTATCGAAAAACGGATTTGGAACTATGCCTATTTAAACTCCGGCCTTACCTTGAGTTTTAACGGAAAACTTTTTAAATCCGAAAACGGCCTTTTGGACTTGCTTGAATCCAATGTAGGAACTTCAACAATTTATGAAGTCTGCCGATTTAAGGAAAAACAGCTTGAGTTTGCTTTTTCGCATACAAACAATTACGGCGAAACCTACTACTCCTTTGTAAACGGACAATACACTTCCGACGGCGGAACCCACCTTTCGGCTTTTAAGGAAGGCTTATTAAAAGGTATTAACGAGTATTTTAGAAAGAACTATAAGAGCGAAGACGTAAGGGAGGGGACCTGTGCTGCCGTTTCGGTAAAGATTCAAGCTCCCGTCTTCGAAAGCCAGACAAAGAACAAGCTAGGCAACACCGAGGTGCGCTCTTGGATAGTCAACGATACAAAGTCGGCAGTCGTTGAATGGCTGCAAAAAAATGCGGACTCTGCCGCAAAACTTGAAAGCAAGATAATTGCCAACGAAAAACTCCGCACCGAGCTCAACACGGTAAAAAAGGAAGCAAAGGCAGCAGCAAAAAAAATTGCCATAAAGATTCCGAAATTAAAGGACTGCAAATTCCATTTAGGAGACGGAAAATTCGGTGAAGATACAATGATCTTTATCACCGAAGGAGACTCGGCTACGGGAGCCATGGTTTCAAGCAGGGATGTTTTAACGCAGGCAATTTTTTCTCTACGAGGAAAACCCGAAAACATGTACGGCAAAAAACGGGCTCAGATATATAAAAATGCCGAGCTTTATAATATGATGATGGCCCTGGGCATCGAAAACGATATTGAAGGCTTGCGCTACTCTAAAATCGTAATCGCAACTGATGCGGATAACGACGGCTTTCATATCCGAAACCTGCTTTTAACCTTCTTTTTAAGCTATTTTGAAGAGCTGGTTACCTCAGGGCGGGTTCATATTTTGGAAACTCCCCTATTCAGGGTACGCACCAAAAAAGAGACAAGTTATTGCTATTCCGAGAAGGAAAGAGATGAGGCTGTAAGCCGCCTTGGGGCTTCTTCCGAAATTACCCGCTTTAAGGGCTTGGGAGAAATAAGCCCAAAGGAATTCGGGCAATTTATCGGGCAGGATATAAAACTCCTCCCCGTAACGGTTCAAACCCTAAAAAAAGTTCCTTCAATTTTGGAATTCTACATGGGCAAAAACACCCCCGAACGCCGCAAATTTATCATGAAAAATCTTCTGGCCGAGATAGACGCTTAA
- a CDS encoding AbrB/MazE/SpoVT family DNA-binding domain-containing protein, with product MIVSLVPVGNSRGVRLPKLVLDKVSSADKFEVEVSEKGILLKPIKYEPRKGWEEAFRKMHQNNEDLAEDIPEPRDFQWEW from the coding sequence ATGATTGTATCGCTTGTACCTGTGGGAAATTCACGCGGAGTAAGATTACCGAAACTCGTGCTTGATAAGGTTTCAAGTGCAGATAAGTTTGAAGTGGAGGTTTCGGAAAAAGGAATTTTATTAAAACCTATAAAATACGAACCTCGAAAAGGATGGGAAGAAGCCTTTCGTAAGATGCACCAAAATAATGAAGACTTAGCTGAGGATATCCCCGAGCCAAGGGATTTTCAATGGGAATGGTAA
- a CDS encoding type II toxin-antitoxin system PemK/MazF family toxin, whose amino-acid sequence MGMVIKQYEVYLINLDPTIGHEIQKTRPCLVISPDVMNNNISTVIIAPMTTKSHAYPTRVSIKFEGKNGWIVLDQIRTVDRVRLVKRLGKIKPAEVLAVKKIIKEMLVD is encoded by the coding sequence ATGGGAATGGTAATTAAGCAATACGAGGTCTATCTTATAAACTTAGATCCCACAATAGGCCATGAAATACAAAAAACAAGGCCTTGCTTGGTAATATCTCCCGATGTTATGAATAACAATATTTCCACCGTTATTATTGCCCCTATGACTACAAAGTCTCATGCTTACCCGACAAGGGTCAGTATAAAATTTGAAGGCAAAAATGGATGGATAGTATTGGATCAAATCAGAACCGTAGACAGGGTAAGATTGGTAAAGCGTTTGGGAAAGATAAAACCGGCAGAAGTCCTTGCCGTAAAAAAAATCATTAAAGAAATGCTTGTCGATTAA
- a CDS encoding tRNA threonylcarbamoyladenosine dehydratase, translated as MSFLSRFEPLLGSENLKKIEDARIAVFGLGGVGSYTAEALARSGVARNGAGQLILIDGDEIEESNINRQLYALYSTIGKAKTEIAMERIADINPACKIEAVNSFILPDNFYKILGEDFFKRVDFIVDAVDTIALKIFLAAEAEKNEVPIISAMGCGNRLNADFEFADIYKTSVCPLCKVMRTELKKRNVKYLKVLYSKTECTVKQNPPASAAWVPSIAGLLIAGEVIKSLYQPASFKETL; from the coding sequence ATGAGTTTTTTATCGAGGTTTGAGCCTCTTTTAGGTTCTGAAAATTTAAAGAAGATTGAAGATGCCCGGATTGCGGTTTTCGGTTTGGGAGGCGTAGGGAGCTATACTGCCGAGGCTCTTGCTCGAAGCGGGGTTGCCCGAAACGGGGCAGGGCAGCTTATTTTGATTGACGGCGACGAGATAGAAGAAAGCAATATCAACCGTCAGCTTTATGCCCTTTATTCTACCATCGGAAAAGCTAAGACCGAAATTGCAATGGAGCGTATTGCCGATATAAATCCGGCATGTAAAATAGAAGCTGTAAATTCCTTTATCTTGCCCGATAATTTTTATAAAATCTTAGGCGAAGATTTTTTTAAAAGGGTAGATTTCATAGTTGATGCCGTCGATACAATAGCCTTAAAAATTTTTCTTGCAGCCGAGGCCGAAAAAAATGAGGTTCCTATTATCTCGGCGATGGGCTGCGGAAACCGCCTAAACGCCGATTTTGAATTTGCAGATATTTACAAAACAAGCGTCTGCCCCCTTTGTAAGGTAATGCGTACCGAGCTTAAAAAAAGGAATGTTAAGTACTTGAAGGTACTTTATTCTAAAACCGAATGTACCGTAAAACAAAACCCTCCGGCTTCGGCTGCATGGGTACCCTCAATTGCCGGCCTTTTAATCGCCGGAGAGGTAATTAAAAGTCTGTATCAGCCGGCTTCTTTTAAAGAAACATTGTAA
- a CDS encoding phospho-N-acetylmuramoyl-pentapeptide-transferase — MLYHIAELLGPYFGPMRLLQSYAVLISLGLFLGFLITVLLLPKFYSKLPKDRGREFTVNPEAAVGKPTGGGVVFISIFVLCVFLLIIPTLTQGLVLVITFAVMLTGFLDDRSEKSWGEYLKGGLDFILSAVTALVIFYIYFEGKVSFWLPFISNLVEVHPIVFFVVSIMILWISINTTNCTDGVDGLSGTLILLALVSLGIVFYFVLGHVKVAAYLLVPNISTGAKWAVMIFTLCGVLTGYLWHNAYPSKVLMGDAGSRALGFFIGVLVIISRNPFILLMTSCVILINGGTGILKVVMLRFFKIRIFKNIRFPLHDHMKKNLQWSPTQVLIRFVIVQILITIVILGILFKIR, encoded by the coding sequence ATGTTATACCATATTGCAGAACTGCTTGGCCCCTATTTCGGGCCGATGAGACTTTTACAATCCTATGCCGTTTTAATTTCTTTAGGCTTGTTTTTGGGCTTTTTAATAACGGTTTTACTCTTGCCTAAATTTTATTCCAAATTGCCGAAAGACAGAGGACGGGAGTTTACCGTAAATCCCGAAGCTGCCGTGGGGAAACCTACGGGGGGCGGAGTGGTATTTATTTCCATCTTCGTGCTCTGCGTTTTTTTATTGATTATACCGACACTTACACAAGGCCTTGTTTTGGTTATAACCTTTGCTGTTATGCTGACAGGTTTTTTAGATGACAGATCCGAAAAGTCATGGGGAGAATATTTAAAGGGCGGCTTGGATTTTATTTTATCGGCCGTAACAGCCCTTGTTATTTTTTATATCTATTTTGAAGGAAAGGTTTCCTTTTGGCTTCCATTTATATCAAACCTTGTCGAAGTACACCCTATTGTTTTCTTTGTCGTTTCAATAATGATTTTGTGGATTTCGATTAACACAACAAACTGTACTGACGGAGTTGACGGCCTTTCGGGAACCCTTATTCTATTGGCCCTGGTTTCCCTCGGCATAGTTTTTTACTTTGTATTGGGACATGTCAAGGTTGCGGCCTATCTTTTGGTTCCCAATATCAGCACGGGAGCAAAATGGGCAGTTATGATTTTTACCCTCTGCGGAGTCCTTACGGGCTATCTTTGGCATAATGCCTATCCGAGTAAGGTACTTATGGGAGATGCCGGTTCCAGAGCTTTGGGCTTTTTTATCGGCGTTCTTGTAATTATTTCACGGAACCCTTTTATCCTGTTGATGACGAGCTGCGTTATCCTTATAAATGGAGGAACGGGTATTTTAAAAGTGGTTATGCTCCGCTTTTTTAAAATCCGTATTTTTAAAAATATCAGATTTCCTCTTCATGACCACATGAAAAAGAATTTGCAGTGGTCGCCTACTCAGGTTCTAATCCGATTTGTGATTGTCCAAATCTTAATTACGATTGTAATTTTAGGAATTCTATTTAAGATTAGATAG
- a CDS encoding DUF368 domain-containing protein: protein MYTKAMLNYIKKIIAGIAIGIANVIPGVSGGTIAVVFGVYSDLIGAASLDIKIIKANFKIYLCLFGGMGLGILLFARLFKLVYEKFPVQTNFFFVGLIVGSIFIIFELVREKEKESSFTKVFKILWFFIGLSIMLALYFFKGAAVSSTAAIETLSLGSFIFLFLAGFAGAAAMIIPGISGSFLLLIMGAYYTVIKAITDFNIPVLIPVGLGVLAGIILSARLIGFFMEKFPKITYAFILGLVAGSIRHMIPDG from the coding sequence ATGTATACTAAAGCAATGTTAAACTATATAAAGAAGATAATAGCAGGTATTGCTATAGGTATAGCAAATGTCATCCCCGGAGTTTCAGGCGGAACCATAGCCGTCGTTTTCGGGGTTTATTCCGACCTTATAGGGGCTGCAAGCCTTGACATCAAGATCATTAAAGCTAATTTTAAAATTTATCTTTGCCTTTTCGGAGGCATGGGCTTAGGAATTCTCCTCTTTGCACGCCTTTTCAAACTTGTTTATGAAAAGTTTCCCGTGCAGACCAATTTCTTTTTTGTAGGCCTCATTGTGGGAAGCATCTTTATAATCTTTGAGCTTGTACGCGAAAAAGAAAAAGAGAGCTCTTTTACAAAGGTCTTTAAAATTCTTTGGTTCTTTATAGGTTTAAGCATAATGCTTGCCCTATACTTTTTTAAGGGAGCGGCGGTCTCATCAACTGCGGCCATAGAAACATTGAGCCTCGGCAGCTTTATCTTTTTATTTCTTGCAGGTTTTGCAGGAGCAGCTGCAATGATAATTCCGGGTATCTCGGGCTCCTTCCTCCTTTTGATAATGGGAGCTTATTACACAGTAATTAAAGCAATAACAGATTTTAATATTCCGGTACTGATTCCTGTAGGCTTAGGTGTTCTAGCCGGCATCATTCTTTCTGCCCGTTTAATCGGTTTTTTCATGGAGAAATTTCCCAAAATAACCTATGCCTTTATTTTAGGGCTGGTTGCAGGTTCAATCCGTCACATGATACCTGACGGCTGA
- the uraA gene encoding uracil permease, with protein MSHKRIYQVDEKVPAGLFLPLSIQHTFAMFGASVLVPIIFGIDAGIVLFMNGVGTLLFIAITKGKAPAYLGSSFAFLGPAGLIISSMGFQYAQGAFIVTGLLGCLIAFIIYKFGTSWINVILPPAAMGAVVSLIGFELTGLTVRGGTIGANIMTESASRGDIIVFFITIGAAVLGSVLFKGFLSTISILIASIAGYIAAIFFGMVDFSIIREAGLFTLPHFQLPKFDLMAVITMLPVLLVITSEHISHQVVTSNIIGKDLLKNPGLHRSIFADNFSTALSGLVGGVPTTTYGENIGVMAVTGIYSVYVIAGAAIISICMAFISPLAALIRTVPGNVIGGITFLLYGMIGASGIRLLVDSKVDYSKSKNLILTSIVFTTGLSGLSIKFGEIEFKGMVLASLVAVALSLIFFIFEKLGVLEE; from the coding sequence ATGTCACATAAAAGAATTTATCAAGTTGACGAAAAAGTTCCGGCGGGGCTTTTCTTACCTTTAAGTATTCAACATACATTTGCAATGTTCGGTGCTTCGGTTTTAGTTCCAATTATATTTGGAATTGATGCAGGCATCGTATTATTTATGAACGGGGTGGGAACCCTTTTGTTTATAGCTATAACAAAGGGAAAAGCACCCGCCTACTTAGGTTCCAGCTTTGCTTTTTTAGGGCCTGCCGGCCTGATTATTTCTTCCATGGGATTTCAATATGCCCAAGGGGCCTTTATAGTAACAGGACTTTTAGGCTGTTTGATTGCCTTTATAATTTATAAGTTCGGAACCTCTTGGATCAATGTCATTCTTCCGCCTGCTGCTATGGGTGCCGTCGTTTCCCTGATCGGTTTTGAACTTACGGGGCTCACTGTTCGAGGCGGAACTATCGGGGCAAACATCATGACGGAATCGGCCTCACGGGGCGACATAATAGTTTTTTTTATTACGATAGGAGCTGCCGTTTTAGGTTCGGTTCTTTTTAAGGGCTTTTTATCCACCATTTCTATTTTGATTGCAAGCATTGCAGGCTACATAGCCGCAATCTTTTTCGGTATGGTAGATTTTTCGATAATAAGAGAAGCAGGGCTTTTTACCCTTCCCCATTTTCAGCTTCCCAAATTCGATCTCATGGCAGTTATCACAATGCTTCCAGTCTTACTAGTTATCACAAGCGAACACATAAGTCATCAGGTAGTAACTTCCAACATCATCGGAAAAGACCTATTAAAAAATCCCGGCCTTCACAGGAGTATCTTTGCCGATAATTTTTCGACAGCTCTTTCAGGCCTTGTCGGCGGAGTGCCCACTACAACCTACGGCGAAAACATAGGAGTTATGGCAGTTACCGGTATTTACAGCGTTTATGTAATTGCAGGAGCCGCAATAATTTCAATCTGTATGGCCTTTATAAGCCCGCTCGCTGCCTTAATCCGTACCGTGCCAGGGAACGTCATAGGCGGCATAACATTCTTGCTCTATGGAATGATAGGAGCTTCGGGAATACGCCTTTTAGTAGATTCAAAGGTCGATTATTCAAAATCAAAAAACTTAATCCTAACCTCGATAGTATTTACCACAGGATTGAGCGGCCTCAGCATAAAATTCGGAGAAATCGAATTTAAGGGAATGGTTTTAGCCTCCCTCGTTGCCGTAGCTTTAAGCCTTATCTTTTTTATTTTTGAAAAACTTGGAGTGCTGGAAGAATAG